Proteins from a single region of Urocitellus parryii isolate mUroPar1 chromosome 4, mUroPar1.hap1, whole genome shotgun sequence:
- the LOC144254255 gene encoding palmitoyltransferase ZDHHC19-like produces MTVSDDLLSPPQPPARSWLFSSLWACVTGAALVSLSTIFFTFTCRALVQNGEWVFPVASGLLCLLSLYSLISMNISDPGILHRGAFEQDPEAPYMARVNGRLYDMPWCPTCNFHRLPRTFHCESCDICVEEFDHHCSWVNNCVGHRNIRLYLLLLVSLCLYLGSVLATCVLFISRRRHMAFLDQTMTMTILVALPAGALLLPLILQLLIKAVAVGTARRPYEDQVFAPRYVVEGNGSLDKAPG; encoded by the exons ATGACTGTATCAGACGACTTATtgtccccaccccaacccccagccAGATCCTGGCTTTTCTCAAGCCTTTGGGCTTGTGTGACTGGAGCagccctggtgtctctgagcaCCATATTCTTCACTTTCAC ATGCCGAGCACTGGTGCAAAATGGAGAGTGGGTCTTTCCAGTGGCCTCAGGCCTTCTCTGCCTACTCAGTTTATATAGCCTCATTTCCATGAACATTTCAGATCCAGGCATCTTACACAGAG GCGCCTTCGAGCAGGACCCTGAGGCACCGTACATGGCACGAGTGAATGGCAGGTTATATGACATGCCGTGGTGTCCCACCTGTAATTTTCACCGCCTGCCTCGAACCTTCCACTGCGAAAGTTGTGAcatctgtgtggaa GAGTTCGACCACCATTGCAGTTGGGTGAATAACTGTGTGGGGCACCGAAACATCCGGCTCTACCTGCTACTCCTCGTGTCCCTGTGCCTCTATCTGGGTAGTGTGCTGGCCACCTGCGTGCTTTTCATCTCACGCAGGAGGCACATGGCGTTTCTGGACCAAACCATGACCATGAC CATCCTAGTGGCTCTACCCGCTGGggccctcctgctccctctcatcctgcaattGTTAATCAAGGCAGTGGCGGTGGGCACTGCCAGGCGACCCTATGAGGATCAG GTTTTTGCCCCAAGATATGTGGTAGAGGGGAATGGCAGCCTGGATAAGGCTCCTGGATga
- the LOC144254580 gene encoding olfactory receptor 10A3-like, with translation MKRQNQSSVVEFILLGFSDFPELQDKIFGVFLVIYLVTLMGNAIIIASILLDQTLHIPMYLFLQNLSVVEVSFSAAITPEMLVVLTTEKTMISFVICFAQMYFIILFGVNECFLLGAMAYDRFAAICHPLTYPMIMNKRMFLKLVMFSWVSGIMVATLRTSWVFSFPFCGPNIINHISCETPAVLELVCADISLFEIYAFTGTILIILLPFLLILLTYLRILFAILKMPSTTGRQKAFSTCASHVTSVTLLYGTASMTYLQPKSSYSPVTKKLMSLAYTLLTPLLNPLIYSLRNHEMKRALVKLWRRAMVLHTV, from the coding sequence atgaaaagacaaaatcaaaGCTCTGTGGTTGAATTCATCCTCTTGGGCTTCTCTGACTTTCCTGAACTTCAAGACAAGATCTTTGGGGTTTTCTTGGTTATTTATCTGGTGACCCTGATGGGAAATGCCATCATCATAGCCTCCATCTTGCTGGACCAGACCCTCCACATCCCCATGTACCTGTTCCTGCAGAACTTATCTGTGGTAGAAGTGAGTTTCAGTGCAGCCATCACGCCTGAAATGCTGGTGGTCCTGACTACTGAGAAAACTATGATTTCTTTTGTGATCTGTTTTGCACAGAtgtatttcattattctttttggtgTGAATGAATGTTTTCTCCTAGGGGCAATGGCTTATGACCGATTTGCTGCCATCTGCCATCCTCTGACCTACCCCATGATTATGAACAAGAGGATGTTTTTGAAATTAGTCATGTTCTCATGGGTCTCAGGGATCATGGTGGCTACTCTGCGGACCTCATGGGTATTTAGTTTTCCCTTTTGTGGACCCAATATAATTAATCATATATCTTGTGAAACCCCAGCAGTGCTGGAACTGGTTTGTGCAGATATCTCCTTGTTTGAAATCTATGCCTTCACAGGCACCATTTTGATTATATTGCTTCCTTTCTTGTTAATACTCTTGACTTATCTTAGAATTCTCTTTGCCATCCTGAAGATGCCATCAACAACTGGGAGGCAGAAGGCCTTTTCCACCTGTGCCTCTCATGTCACATCAGTCACCCTCCTCTATGGCACAGCCAGTATGACTTACTTACAGCCCAAATCTAGCTACTCACCAGTAACCAAGAAACTGATGTCTTTGGCTTACACATTGCTCACACCCCTGCTGAATCCCCTTATCTACAGCCTGCGAAACCATGAGATGAAAAGGGCTTTGGTGAAATTATGGCGGAGAGCAATGGTTTTACACACAGTTTGA